tCTATGATAATCAAATAGAAAGAAGTGATTAAGGTtctatttcttcatttatatgattattgaAACTGATTATGTATAAGCTGCACAACCTCATTGTCTGCcacttatttctatttttagcGGGAGGATGGAATGGCTCTTGAACCATTAGGCTTGCAGAAGATTGTAGCTGAAGGAAACTTGTCTACTTTGAGTTTGGTTCCTGATGCAGAAACAAATTCTCTTCCCTGTCTAGTAAAGGTGAATTTATCACTTTTTAAGCTAAGTTTCAATTCCTTTAAAGTTTTTTTAGTCATGATCTACCTAACACTTTACCACCTTGGATCTGCAGATATATGACTTTCCAGAATCAGACTTGAAGCTAAATGATGTTTTTGAGTTTGTAGGCATCTTTACCTTCGATCCGGATCTTACTGTGGATAGAGATGATAATGACGAACTCACGGATAACTTTTGTGAAgatacattaatttatttgcctTCTACCAAGGTCAAGCTCTATTTTGTTGCAGTTTCGATTTCCTGAAATTATGATAGTAACATaacaaattatgataataacataatatcgttttctatttttattgaaacgTCTGTTCATGCTGGTAAATAAGGTTTTCTATTCTTGCTACCGCAGGTGCCTCGACTTCATTGTGTTGTACATCGGAAGCTTATTGGCACTGATTTTCTTTCAAATCCTCAGCTGGAGGTGTGTTTCACAAGCTTGAACTTGGTTCATGCCTTAGTTGTTCTACATAATATAGTCACTCCCAGCATAATgatcttttatttatctaatctGTAACTAAGattgtgattttcttttaatgataTGGCAGTTAACACCCTATGTGATAAAAGAAGTAAGGGAAGCTCTTCTTGGACACCTTACAGCTGTTCTTGGAAATGACAGGGTGGCAGCTCAATACATGTTATTGCACCTATTATCAAGGGTACTGATAGTTCTACTCTCATGTTGAATGTCAGTTTATGGAAGAGTATCTGCCGTTCTGGATATTGCATGTCATTTTCCTaggagttttctttttttcttcttttttcccagAAAATCAAGATTACCTGCTCTCCTTTTTGCAGCATAATTTTTGGGATACTAACCAGCATAGGTAATGACTATGTATGTGCAGGTGCATGCAAGAATAGATTCAATTGCTGTTGGGAAGCTGTCTTTAAATCttacttgctttaacaaagaAAGCATATCTGTTTTCGGGAATCATCTTAAACTTGTGATGGAGAGCCTTCTACCTTTCACACAATGCTTGCCTCTTACAGTGGATTACCTTAACACTGTTTCACTTGCTCCAAAGAAGAATTACCATACAAACAGGCTGGAGTGTGGGATTTTGCAGTTAGCCGAAGGCACACACTTAACAATTGATGAGACATCATTACAAACAGGTACCCTTAACTCAAAGGGGTGTGAAAATGCACGAGTACTGAAAAACATGATGGACTCGCAAAAGGTTTGTTCTGTAATTGGTTATTGATGCAATGGGTCATTGAAGAAAGCTAAAGTCTGGATTCTCCTGACTTGCTTGGGTTACTTTACTCTGATCTTGCTATTCCCCAGGTTGAGTATGATTTTACATACTATAAAATGGAGATGGCTGCGGATGTTCAACTGCTGATCCTCTCTGAAGGGAAATCGAATATCCTGCCTGCTGATCTGGTTCTCCCTTTTCGTCCATCTTCAGTGGACTCTGCTTTAGGAGTGGATGGAGAAATGCTGAAAGCTTGGAGATGGTATTTAGCTACCATGAAATCTCTGCCGCATTCAATTGAGCCACATATGCAGAAGGTTGGAATTGAGTATAATTCATGTTAGCTAAAGTGTTCTCTTTATTCCACTAGaacatttttattcatattacgTAGCTCCTTTTTATTGCAACTAATAATAATGAGATCTTCAAGCTATCATACGCACAGCATGTGCTTTTCAGGGTTTTTAGTCAAAAAGTTTTCAGGCGAGGACAAATGCAAATTGATGTGAATACTGTTTTGACCTATTGatggaatttttttgaagtagATCACCAAGCTATTCCTACTGGAGATCCCATATTCTCCATTCTGCATACTGAATTGTTGATAGcaatattatacatttaaacATGATGCTTTCATGTGATTCAGCCTTATTTGAATGATCATCAAGAAAAAACTGTCTTTGTTGAACTGATTACCCTCTCATATGTTGCAGGCGGTAGAAGATGATTTAGTTGCTGCTCGGCAGGCGGATAGAAGCTTAGGCAGCCAAGAATTTAGTAGGTAAAAACAGGCCTATTGTGTAATCTAGTTCGAATTCCGTAATCACTGATTCTTGAGCAAATTGATATTGCCTTGTAGATGGCTTACCATGGGGCGCCTAATGTCGGTTAGTTTTGGGGAGACCTGTTTGTCAATGGAACACTGGCAAATGGTGAGAGAACTTGAGAGACTCAGGAAGGAGAGACTTCTGGGGAATATGTGAAGCATTAGAAGCAGATGACAAATGATCATAATGTTGTAAATTCTTCTATAACCTAAAGGACTTGGTATTAACCTTGTTATTTGTGCACAGAAGGAAATGCTCCTATAAGAACATTATGTTCAGTCATTGTCAGTACCTTCATCAAATACAGCAATCTGAGGGGATGATCTTGTTCAGAGCTTGGAGAATTCCGACGTTTTGTTGTAATATTGTTTGGTCTTC
The window above is part of the Sesamum indicum cultivar Zhongzhi No. 13 linkage group LG7, S_indicum_v1.0, whole genome shotgun sequence genome. Proteins encoded here:
- the LOC105166993 gene encoding mini-chromosome maintenance complex-binding protein isoform X1; this encodes MVGLPYDCLANPLGAVRLTFEKAVASGSDPATLDGKDWGAGELFRQFLFDDDGLSQVPMLNQSTIKWVQPNTLVRFRGMIQDMLGNEYYVGAYKDGDMWRTNKFADTSRCPMDASSDMRIWERRLLYCVPIPGQNSWVESSHEAVRNSISPQREKRQREDDATMSDVDMVEPGYALEDSPNPKKMREDGMALEPLGLQKIVAEGNLSTLSLVPDAETNSLPCLVKIYDFPESDLKLNDVFEFVGIFTFDPDLTVDRDDNDELTDNFCEDTLIYLPSTKVPRLHCVVHRKLIGTDFLSNPQLELTPYVIKEVREALLGHLTAVLGNDRVAAQYMLLHLLSRVHARIDSIAVGKLSLNLTCFNKESISVFGNHLKLVMESLLPFTQCLPLTVDYLNTVSLAPKKNYHTNRLECGILQLAEGTHLTIDETSLQTGTLNSKGCENARVLKNMMDSQKVEYDFTYYKMEMAADVQLLILSEGKSNILPADLVLPFRPSSVDSALGVDGEMLKAWRWYLATMKSLPHSIEPHMQKAVEDDLVAARQADRSLGSQEFSRWLTMGRLMSVSFGETCLSMEHWQMVRELERLRKERLLGNM
- the LOC105166993 gene encoding mini-chromosome maintenance complex-binding protein isoform X2, whose protein sequence is MVGLPYDCLANPLGAVRLTFEKAVASGSDPATLDGKDWGAGELFRQFLFDDDGLSQVPMLNQSTIKWVQPNTLVRFRGMIQDMLGNEYYVGAYKDGDMWRTNKFADTSRCPMDASSDMRIWERRLLYCVPIPGQNSWVESSHEAVRNSISPQREKRQREDDATMSDVDMVEPGYALEDSPNPKKMREDGMALEPLGLQKIVAEGNLSTLSLVPDAETNSLPCLVKIYDFPESDLKLNDVFEFVGIFTFDPDLTVDRDDNDELTDNFCEDTLIYLPSTKVPRLHCVVHRKLIGTDFLSNPQLELTPYVIKEVREALLGHLTAVLGNDRVAAQYMLLHLLSRVHARIDSIAVGKLSLNLTCFNKESISVFGNHLKLVMESLLPFTQCLPLTVDYLNTVSLAPKKNYHTNRLECGILQLAEGTHLTIDETSLQTGTLNSKGCENARVLKNMMDSQKVEYDFTYYKMEMAADVQLLILSEGKSNILPADLVLPFRPSSVDSALGVDGEMLKAWRWYLATMKSLPHSIEPHMQKAVEDDLVAARQADRSLGSQEFNGLPWGA